AGCCGATAAAACGCTTGGACCTGTCCAAAGGGGCCGTCAGCAGAATCAGAATGGCAAAGATCAGCGTGGCCACGACCAGATGGACCAGAACCCAGGCTGTGCGCAGCCGCTTTATCATGGGGCCAATACTTCCTCGCCGTAATAGGGCACCAGCGCTTCCGGAAGCGTGATGGAGCCGTCGGGCTGCTGATAGGTCTCCAGCAGGGCCACCATGAGGCGCGGCGTGGCAACGCCCGATCCGTTGAGGGTGTGCACATAGGCCAGCTTGCCCGTAGCCCTCCGCCGGAATCGGATGTTCCCCCGAATCGCCTGGAAGTTCTCGAAATTGCTGCAGCTGCTCACTTCCAGCCACTCGTCTGCCGCCGGTGCGTGGACTTCCAGGTCATAGCATTTCGCGGCTGCAAATGATAGGGTGCCCGTGCAGAGCTCCACCACGCGGTAGACCAACCCCAGGCGTCGCAGGACCTCTTCGGCATCCTCGCGCAGTGACTCCAGTTCCACGTAGGAGCTGTCGGGGTCGACGAATTTGACCAGCTCCACCTTATTGAACTGATGAACCCGCTGCAGGCCCCGGGTCTCCTTACCGTAACTGCCCGCCTCCCGACGGAAGCACGCACTGAAGGCCGCGTACCTGATGGGTAGGTCGTCCTCCTCCAGAGTCTGGTCCTGTTGCAGGCCGGTGAGCGGCACTTCAGCCGTAGGGATCAGGAACAGGTCGTCGGGGGTGGTGACGTACATGTCGTCTTCCAGTTTGGGCAACTGGCCCGTAATGCCGGTGGTGGTCCGGTTGGCCATAAAGGGCGGGTAGATCTCGGTATAGCCACGCTCCCGGGTCTGCAGGTCGAGCATGAAGTTGATAAGTGCCCGTTCCAGCCTGGCACCCCGCCCCGTGTAGACCGGAAAGCCACGCCCCGCGATACGGGCTCCCGCCTCAAAATCCACCAGTCCCAACGTGCTGAGCAGCCCCAGATGATCCTGGGCTTCATAGGCAAAGGTTACCACTTCGCCCGAGGGGGGACCAAACCGATTTTGCCCGTCTCCGGAGCCAACGGGCACCGATGCGTGGGGCAAGTTGGGGAGCCAGAACAGCTGCTTATCCAGCGACCGCTGGAGCGCCTGAATCTCCTGGTTCAAAGCCTTAATCTGGGCCGCGACTGCTGCCATGGCGGCAATCTGTTCGTCCGCGTTCTCGCCCACTCGTTTGCGCTGGGCGATAAGCTCGCTTTCGCGGTTACGATGGGCTTTTAAGACGTCCGCCTGGCGGGTCTTTTCCAGCAGTTGGGCATCCAAAGCCAAAATCTCGTCGAGCTCGCTCTCGGCCACACCTTTATTCTTCAGCCCCTTCCGGACCATCTCCCTATTCTTCCGGATGTATTTCAGTTGGAACATTTGGCAGCCGGTCCAGCGCCCGTTTCCCATCCCCAGGCTGAGGCCACCGGCGGCGAGGGCAGCAGGGCCGAGCACCGTATCAGCATCATTTTCACTGCGGGGAAGTTAGCGCCCGCTGACGGTACTGTCCACTCCGTTGGATTTACTCATGCCGTCGGCGCTCAATTCGGCGTGCGTGGGAAGCGGCTTTCAGGAGTTCGAGGTAGCGCTGGG
The DNA window shown above is from Candidatus Neomarinimicrobiota bacterium and carries:
- the serS gene encoding serine--tRNA ligase: MFQLKYIRKNREMVRKGLKNKGVAESELDEILALDAQLLEKTRQADVLKAHRNRESELIAQRKRVGENADEQIAAMAAVAAQIKALNQEIQALQRSLDKQLFWLPNLPHASVPVGSGDGQNRFGPPSGEVVTFAYEAQDHLGLLSTLGLVDFEAGARIAGRGFPVYTGRGARLERALINFMLDLQTRERGYTEIYPPFMANRTTTGITGQLPKLEDDMYVTTPDDLFLIPTAEVPLTGLQQDQTLEEDDLPIRYAAFSACFRREAGSYGKETRGLQRVHQFNKVELVKFVDPDSSYVELESLREDAEEVLRRLGLVYRVVELCTGTLSFAAAKCYDLEVHAPAADEWLEVSSCSNFENFQAIRGNIRFRRRATGKLAYVHTLNGSGVATPRLMVALLETYQQPDGSITLPEALVPYYGEEVLAP